From the genome of Candidatus Micrarchaeia archaeon:
TCCTGCACGTGTTCAACGCCGCGCTCGCGATGTTCGAGAGCATCGTGCAAGGGGGCAGGCTCAATTTGGTAGAATTCTACTCAAAATTCTTCCAGGGTGGCGGCAAGGCGTTCGAGCCTTTCGCCATGGAAGGATTGAAAGATAAATGAAAAAGGTGAAAACATATGGCAGATGCAACGACAGCAGCAAGTGCGGCAGCCGCGGTAACAGGAACGTGGCTGGGGGATCCGGGGGCAATAGCGCTGAGCGCGGCAATTGCGATGCTCGGGGCGGCAGCGGCTACGGCGGTAGTGCAAAGCAGCGTGGGTTCAAGCGCAATGGGCGTAATTGCAGAAAGGCCCGAAGAATCCAGCAAGCTTCTCATATACTACCTGATTCCGGAATCCATCCTGATATTCGGGTTCATAGTGTCCTACCTGATAGTGAGCAAGATAACCAGCCCAATATGAGCCGGGGTCTGTAACATGCTGCAGGACATAAAAGGCGCCATCCTCAAGGAGGCCAAGAAAGAGGGCGAAGGCGCCATTCAGAAAGCGGAAGCCGAGCTCGAGGCCGAGTTCGCGAAAGTTCGCTCGGAAGGCGAGGCCAAGGTGAAATCCTCGGAAGATGAAGCCAGGAAAATGGTCGAGGGGGAGAGGCGCGAGCGCCTCAGCTGGGCAAAGCTCGAAGCCAAGCGCGTGCTCTCGGAAGCCCGCGAGGACGCGGTCAATTCGGCCATAGAGGGCCTGATAGGGCAGATAAAGGCATACGCCAA
Proteins encoded in this window:
- a CDS encoding V-type ATP synthase subunit K, which encodes MADATTAASAAAAVTGTWLGDPGAIALSAAIAMLGAAAATAVVQSSVGSSAMGVIAERPEESSKLLIYYLIPESILIFGFIVSYLIVSKITSPI
- a CDS encoding V-type ATP synthase subunit E family protein codes for the protein MLQDIKGAILKEAKKEGEGAIQKAEAELEAEFAKVRSEGEAKVKSSEDEARKMVEGERRERLSWAKLEAKRVLSEAREDAVNSAIEGLIGQIKAYAKTRNYAEKLRKSVSSVVSEFGGKAVVHVRKGDKKLLASVGAPVVEDADILGGAIVESKDGRLRIDLSMEELLEANRDAVRKDIYAALFSEANKKGR